One genomic region from Neoarius graeffei isolate fNeoGra1 chromosome 4, fNeoGra1.pri, whole genome shotgun sequence encodes:
- the mtmr14 gene encoding myotubularin-related protein 14 isoform X3, whose product MTTTAAARLGTQTSRKEVCQQTSFVVDSALRNGDSQLFDKVRGSDIKLLKYLSVRYICDLMVENKKVKFGLNVTSSEKVDKAQRYADFTLLSVPYPGCEFFKEYKDRDYTAEGLVFNWNQDFVDAPLTIPANFAKNLNIDWSEYQSWDLVQQTQNYLKLLLHIINSDDKSGLLVHCISGWDRTPLFVSLLRLSLWADGAVHTSLEPPEILYLTIAYDWFLFGHMLPDRLSKGEEIFFFCFNFLKHIVSDNFSVIRKLGGKSSQFRDTDFTVDDLCQLQSRDRGSMTSLSSDFPLITEDAATPSSLSAEPVDLLPSGRKAVTSSPQTVYWNRSVPTEERLPHPLAEGRSSSSSSSNQSEQGFIRTGSSPLAVPGRRSMVEYARSGSSVSTEYGSWQIVSGCGSIHDAPPLPLESPLPYNFQDEGPSGRMCTFVSERQARLEAVRELFLAAYSSTVGLKSSFPSPSGAISGLLEQFARGVGLRGTNSIV is encoded by the exons atgacaacgactgcggctgccaggttggggacacagactagtagaaaggaagtgtgccaacagacttcctttgtggtcgattctgctttaag GAATGGAGATTCACAGCTGTTTGATAAAGTGAGGGGTTCAGACATTAAGCTGCTGAAGTATCTGTCTGTGCGTTACATCTGTGACCTTATGGTGGAGAATAAGAAGGTCAAGTTTGGCCTCAA cGTTACCTCCTCTGAGAAGGTAGACAAGGCCCAGCGGTATGCAGACTTCACCTTGCTCTCTGTGCCTTACCCAG GTTGCGAGTTCTTTAAGGAATACAAAGACCGAGACTACACAGCAGAGGGACTGGTCTTCAACTGGAATCAG GACTTTGTGGATGCTCCCTTGACAATCCCTGCCAATTTTGCAAAGAACCTGAACATTGACTGGAGCGAATATCAG TCATGGGACCTGGTGCAACAGACACAGAATTATCTGAAGCTGCTTCTGCACATCATCAACAGTGATG ATAAAAGTGGTTTGTTGGTGCACTGTATATCAGGGTGGGACAGAACTCCACTCTTTGTGTCACTCCTCAGACTCTCACTGTGGGCT GATGGTGCTGTTCATACAAGCCTGGAGCCACCTGAGATACTGTATCTGACCATCGCCTATGATTGGTTCCTCTTTGG TCATATGCTGCCTGATCGTCTCTCTAAAGGAGAGGAA attttctttttttgcttCAATTTTTTGAAGCACATTGTGTCTGACAATTTCTCAGTCATTAGGAAGTTGGG GGGGAAAAGCTCTCAGTTCAGAGACACTGATTTCACAGTGGATGACCTCTGCCAGCTAC AGTCCAGAGACAGGGGAAGTATGACCAGTCTGAGTAGTGATTTCCCTTTAATCACTGAGGATGCAGCTACTCCCTCAAGTCTGTCTGCTGAGCCTGTGGACCTGCTCCCTAGCGG AAGAAAAGCTGTGACCTCCTCTCCTCAGACTGTATATTGGAACCGCTCTGTCCCAACTGAGGAGCGACTACCTCATCCACTTGCAGAGGGCAGGTCCTCAAGCTCCTCATCCTCCAACCaatcagagcagggctttatccgTACAGGCAGCAGCCCATTGGCTGTGCCGGGGAGAAG GTCCATGGTGGAGTATGCTCGTTCGGGTTCTTCTGTCTCTACAGAGTATGGTAGCTGGCAGATTGTCTCAGGCTGTGGGAGCATCCATGATGCACCTCCTCTCCCTTTGGAGTCACCCCTTCCCTACAACTTCCAAGATGAGGGGCCCAGCGGCCGCAT GTGTACATTTGTATCTGAGAGGCAGGCTCGATTGGAGGCAGTAAGGGAGTTGTTCCTGGCAGCTTACAGCTCCACTGTGGGACTCAAATCTTCCTTTCCAAGTCCATCTGGAGCCATCTCTGGTCTGCTGGAGCAGTTTGCCCGTGGTGTTGGCCTCCGAGGCACCAACTCCATTGTCTGA